In Rhinoraja longicauda isolate Sanriku21f chromosome 6, sRhiLon1.1, whole genome shotgun sequence, the following proteins share a genomic window:
- the rfwd3 gene encoding E3 ubiquitin-protein ligase rfwd3.S isoform X1 translates to MAQEVSDVDMQPEEEAVLPQLRLHDPASRSTAPSPDDVPGGMESGELPLAAVAPSAQRGGLEAALLTEELQRLQGALRTVAQHFSLGQRPGRQRRQLRRHSRRQSSASTSQRSVSSRSGALDNYFRVNRQQRTVADGLMQYGAEEVSSEDSSTDQSTDLSESEESGSSTEIEDDYGGNESVATSAPLANPAPAQGIENEDLQLLHQDQESLALHSEVLNVKKDDPSPQATSMVSDDEGDTCSICFEPWTNAGEHRLAALRCGHLFGFTCIDRWLRGQGGKCPQCNKKAKRSDVVLLYARVLTAVDTSEQERLKSDLEKEQMSRRKAELESAQCRLQLQFLTDECSKLRKQLQELRCLMAKHGPNASQGPSSSSNSLSGHISSSQSQYKYQFEKGIMISQSGNCRVMAYCASVSCLVVSQPSPQTVFLPGCGVKKISGVNFRSTQYIPIHSKQIRGLAFSDRHDGVLLSASLDNTIKLTSLIANTVVQTYNTGRPVWSCCWCTDDTNYIYAGLINGSILIYDMRDTTTHVQELQPQGSRCPVTSLSYLPRTASAAFPCGGLVAGTLEGGCFWEQKSTNGYKAHLLPLEAGSCTDIQIEPMMRHCLVTYRPGKTHSSLRCVVMELSSSASPESLENLICTCYPVQTFNAGPTCKLLTKNAIFTSPERDGSVLVCAGDEATNSAMLWNAGTGSLIQKLQADQPILDICPFEVNQTSFLGTLTEKMVKIYKWA, encoded by the exons AGCTGCCATTAGCAGCAGTAGCTCCGAGTGCTCAGCGTGGTGGTCTGGAAGCTGCATTACTAACTGAGGAACTTCAGAGACTGCAAGGAGCATTGAGGACAGTAGCCCAGCATTTTTCACTTGGGCAAAGACCTGGTCGTCAACGCAGACAGTTAAGGAGGCATAGTCGTCGCCAATCAAGTGCAAGTACTTCTCAGAGATCAGTTTCATCCAG GTCTGGAGCTTTAGATAACTACTTTCGGGTTAATAGGCAACAACGCACAGTAGCAGATGGACTTATGCAATATGGAGCAGAAGAGGTGAGCAGTGAAGATTCAAGCACTGATCAGAGCACTGATCTCAGTGAATCAGAGGAGAGTGGTAGCAGCACAGAAATAGAAGATGACTATGGAGGAAATGAGTCTGTGGCAACCTCTG CCCCATTGGCGAACCCTGCACCAGCACAGGGTATTGAGAATGAGGATTTGCAGTTATTACATCAAGACCAG GAAAGCCTGGCCTTGCATTCAGAAGTATTAAATGTGAAAAAAGATGACCCAAGTCCACAGGCTACTAGTATGGTCTCTGATGATGAAGGAGATACTTGCTCCATCTGTTTTGAGCCATGGACAAATGCAGGAGAGCATCGTCTTGCTGCTCTGCGATGTGGCCATCTTTTCGGGTTTACCTGCATTGATCGATGGCTGAGGGGACAAGGAGGAAAATGTCCACAG TGTAATAAGAAAGCTAAGAGATCAGATGTGGTGTTACTCTATGCCCGAGTACTGACAGCTGTGGATACCAGTGAACAGGAGCGATTAAAGAG TGATTTGGAGAAGGAGCAAATGTCGCGCCGTAAAGCAGAGCTGGAATCTGCACAGTGTCGTCTCCAACTGCAGTTCTTGACAGATGAGTGTTCGAAGTTGCGTAAGCAGCTGCAG GAACTGAGATGTCTGATGGCCAAGCATGGTCCAAATGCTTCACAAGGTCCCTCAAGTTCCAGTAACTCACTGAGTGGCCACATCAGTTCCAGCCAAAGTCAGTACAAATATCAGTTTGAAAAAGGCATCATGATTTCACAAAGTGGAAACTGTCGAGTCATGGCCTACTGTGCTTCAGTGAGTTGCCTCGTTGTGTCCCAGCCGTCTCCTCAAACAGTATTCCTTCCTG GATGTGGCGTGAAGAAGATAAGTGGAGTGAACTTCCGTAGTACCCAGTACATCCCAATTCATTCTAAACAGATTAGAGGTTTGGCATTCAGTGATCGACATGACGGTGTGCTCTTATCTGCATCACTAGACAACACTATCAAACTAACCAG TTTGATTGCCAATACTGTCGTGCAGACCTACAACACTGGTCGCCCTGTATGGAGTTGCTGTTGGTGTACGGATGACACAAACTACATCTATGCTGGATTGATAAATGGCTCTATCCTGATCTATGACATGAGGGACACCACTACACATgttcaggagctccaaccacagggcTCTAG GTGTCCTGTGACATCACTTTCCTATCTCCCTCGAACGGCATCTGCAGCGTTTCCATGTGGTGGACTAGTGGCTGGTACTTTGGAAGGGGGCTGCTTTTGGGAACAGAAATCTACAAACGGTTACAAGGCACATTTGCTACCTCTGGAGGCTGGGAGTTGCACAGATATACAGATCGAACCCATGATGCGACACTGCCTTGTTACCTACAGACCAG gTAAAACTCACAGTTCTTTACGGTGTGTCGTGATGGAGTTGTCAAGCAGTGCCTCTCCAGAGTCACTTGAGAACCTCATCTGCACCTGTTACCCGGTGCAAACGTTCAACGCTGGCCCTACATGCAAACTTTTAACAAAAAATGCAATTTTCACAAGTCCTGAGAGAGATGGCAGTGTCTTGGTGTGCGCAGGAGATGAAGCCACCAACAGTGCAATG TTATGGAATGCGGGGACTGGCTCCCTCATCCAGAAGCTTCAAGCCGACCAACCAATACTGGATATCTGTCCGTTCGAGGTGAATCAAACCAGTTTCCTGGGAACTCTGACTGAGAAAATGGTGAAGATCTACAAATGGGCCTGA
- the rfwd3 gene encoding E3 ubiquitin-protein ligase rfwd3.S isoform X2, whose translation MTMEEMSLWQPLESLALHSEVLNVKKDDPSPQATSMVSDDEGDTCSICFEPWTNAGEHRLAALRCGHLFGFTCIDRWLRGQGGKCPQCNKKAKRSDVVLLYARVLTAVDTSEQERLKSDLEKEQMSRRKAELESAQCRLQLQFLTDECSKLRKQLQELRCLMAKHGPNASQGPSSSSNSLSGHISSSQSQYKYQFEKGIMISQSGNCRVMAYCASVSCLVVSQPSPQTVFLPGCGVKKISGVNFRSTQYIPIHSKQIRGLAFSDRHDGVLLSASLDNTIKLTSLIANTVVQTYNTGRPVWSCCWCTDDTNYIYAGLINGSILIYDMRDTTTHVQELQPQGSRCPVTSLSYLPRTASAAFPCGGLVAGTLEGGCFWEQKSTNGYKAHLLPLEAGSCTDIQIEPMMRHCLVTYRPGKTHSSLRCVVMELSSSASPESLENLICTCYPVQTFNAGPTCKLLTKNAIFTSPERDGSVLVCAGDEATNSAMLWNAGTGSLIQKLQADQPILDICPFEVNQTSFLGTLTEKMVKIYKWA comes from the exons ATGACTATGGAGGAAATGAGTCTGTGGCAACCTCTG GAAAGCCTGGCCTTGCATTCAGAAGTATTAAATGTGAAAAAAGATGACCCAAGTCCACAGGCTACTAGTATGGTCTCTGATGATGAAGGAGATACTTGCTCCATCTGTTTTGAGCCATGGACAAATGCAGGAGAGCATCGTCTTGCTGCTCTGCGATGTGGCCATCTTTTCGGGTTTACCTGCATTGATCGATGGCTGAGGGGACAAGGAGGAAAATGTCCACAG TGTAATAAGAAAGCTAAGAGATCAGATGTGGTGTTACTCTATGCCCGAGTACTGACAGCTGTGGATACCAGTGAACAGGAGCGATTAAAGAG TGATTTGGAGAAGGAGCAAATGTCGCGCCGTAAAGCAGAGCTGGAATCTGCACAGTGTCGTCTCCAACTGCAGTTCTTGACAGATGAGTGTTCGAAGTTGCGTAAGCAGCTGCAG GAACTGAGATGTCTGATGGCCAAGCATGGTCCAAATGCTTCACAAGGTCCCTCAAGTTCCAGTAACTCACTGAGTGGCCACATCAGTTCCAGCCAAAGTCAGTACAAATATCAGTTTGAAAAAGGCATCATGATTTCACAAAGTGGAAACTGTCGAGTCATGGCCTACTGTGCTTCAGTGAGTTGCCTCGTTGTGTCCCAGCCGTCTCCTCAAACAGTATTCCTTCCTG GATGTGGCGTGAAGAAGATAAGTGGAGTGAACTTCCGTAGTACCCAGTACATCCCAATTCATTCTAAACAGATTAGAGGTTTGGCATTCAGTGATCGACATGACGGTGTGCTCTTATCTGCATCACTAGACAACACTATCAAACTAACCAG TTTGATTGCCAATACTGTCGTGCAGACCTACAACACTGGTCGCCCTGTATGGAGTTGCTGTTGGTGTACGGATGACACAAACTACATCTATGCTGGATTGATAAATGGCTCTATCCTGATCTATGACATGAGGGACACCACTACACATgttcaggagctccaaccacagggcTCTAG GTGTCCTGTGACATCACTTTCCTATCTCCCTCGAACGGCATCTGCAGCGTTTCCATGTGGTGGACTAGTGGCTGGTACTTTGGAAGGGGGCTGCTTTTGGGAACAGAAATCTACAAACGGTTACAAGGCACATTTGCTACCTCTGGAGGCTGGGAGTTGCACAGATATACAGATCGAACCCATGATGCGACACTGCCTTGTTACCTACAGACCAG gTAAAACTCACAGTTCTTTACGGTGTGTCGTGATGGAGTTGTCAAGCAGTGCCTCTCCAGAGTCACTTGAGAACCTCATCTGCACCTGTTACCCGGTGCAAACGTTCAACGCTGGCCCTACATGCAAACTTTTAACAAAAAATGCAATTTTCACAAGTCCTGAGAGAGATGGCAGTGTCTTGGTGTGCGCAGGAGATGAAGCCACCAACAGTGCAATG TTATGGAATGCGGGGACTGGCTCCCTCATCCAGAAGCTTCAAGCCGACCAACCAATACTGGATATCTGTCCGTTCGAGGTGAATCAAACCAGTTTCCTGGGAACTCTGACTGAGAAAATGGTGAAGATCTACAAATGGGCCTGA